A window of bacterium contains these coding sequences:
- the rplC gene encoding 50S ribosomal protein L3, with product MKLAVGVKKGMTQILKGSIAIPVTVVEIYPNVIVGIREKDKDGYSAIQLAYGRPKDKKKVKKAIWGQVKKVLKDKIQDKIREFRVEIAEKINLKVGDTLGADVFQKGDKVAVQGFSKGAGFQGVIKRHGFRRGPESHGSGHHRKPGAIGMCSFPARVFKGKKMPGRMGSRKVTIKNLEVVEVDKERNLLFLKGAVPGAKGNFIAIKGEIRK from the coding sequence ATGAAATTAGCAGTTGGAGTCAAAAAAGGGATGACGCAGATTTTGAAGGGGTCGATAGCGATCCCGGTTACGGTAGTGGAGATTTATCCTAATGTGATTGTAGGTATAAGAGAAAAAGATAAAGATGGCTACAGCGCTATTCAGCTTGCTTATGGTCGACCAAAGGATAAGAAAAAGGTTAAAAAAGCGATTTGGGGACAGGTTAAAAAGGTTCTTAAAGATAAAATTCAGGATAAAATTAGAGAGTTTAGAGTTGAAATAGCAGAGAAAATAAATCTTAAAGTAGGTGATACTCTAGGTGCAGACGTTTTTCAAAAAGGAGACAAAGTGGCAGTGCAAGGTTTTAGCAAAGGTGCTGGTTTTCAAGGGGTGATAAAGAGGCATGGTTTTCGTCGCGGTCCTGAAAGTCATGGCTCTGGTCATCATCGTAAGCCGGGAGCTATTGGTATGTGTTCTTTCCCTGCCAGAGTATTTAAAGGCAAAAAAATGCCCGGCAGAATGGGATCAAGAAAGGTAACTATTAAAAATTTAGAAGTAGTAGAGGTCGATAAAGAAAGAAATCTGTTATTTTTGAAAGGAGCAGTCCCGGGAGCCAAAGGCAATTTTATAGCCATTAAAGGAGAAATAAGAAAGTAA
- the rplD gene encoding 50S ribosomal protein L4: MPKKKVLIPVLDKKGKKISQVDLPDFLLSINVSPILIQQVLQAQLSNRIKPAHTKGRGEVRGGGRKPWRQKGLGRARHGSIRSPIWKGGGVVFGPLKTGKRRKKVNKKMRQRAIWQVLKDKITESSLFLVEKFDDTQKTKKAKEIIEKMPVKGKTLLVFANAEKDLSLGFRNLAHTKVILANNINLYDLLKYPYVIFTKKGWEFILQLWSSKKTKSKK, from the coding sequence ATGCCAAAAAAGAAAGTTTTAATTCCTGTTTTAGATAAAAAAGGCAAAAAGATCAGCCAAGTAGATTTGCCTGACTTTTTGCTTAGTATTAATGTCAGTCCTATTTTGATTCAACAGGTACTTCAAGCCCAGCTTTCAAATCGCATCAAACCTGCTCACACTAAGGGCAGAGGTGAAGTTAGGGGTGGAGGCAGAAAGCCTTGGCGGCAGAAAGGGTTAGGTCGAGCCAGACACGGATCAATCCGTTCCCCTATTTGGAAAGGTGGTGGAGTAGTCTTTGGTCCATTAAAAACAGGCAAGAGACGCAAAAAAGTTAATAAAAAGATGCGCCAGAGGGCAATTTGGCAGGTTTTAAAGGACAAGATAACTGAGTCTTCGCTATTTTTGGTAGAAAAATTTGATGACACTCAAAAGACTAAAAAAGCCAAAGAAATTATTGAAAAAATGCCAGTAAAAGGTAAAACATTATTAGTTTTTGCGAACGCTGAAAAAGATTTAAGTCTTGGTTTTAGAAATTTAGCGCACACTAAAGTTATATTAGCTAACAATATAAACCTTTATGATCTGCTCAAGTATCCTTACGTGATTTTTACAAAAAAGGGTTGGGAGTTTATTCTTCAGTTATGGAGTAGCAAAAAAACTAAAAGTAAAAAATGA
- the rplW gene encoding 50S ribosomal protein L23, with protein sequence MKAEDIIKKPVLTEKSLQLAEKGWFTFLVDKKASKGQIKQAIENLFKVEVAEVRVLNVSGKPKRWGRFFGRTQNKRKALVKLTKGKIDIFKVK encoded by the coding sequence ATGAAAGCAGAGGATATTATTAAAAAACCTGTTTTAACTGAAAAAAGCCTGCAGTTGGCTGAAAAAGGATGGTTTACTTTTCTTGTAGATAAAAAAGCTTCAAAAGGCCAGATTAAGCAGGCAATTGAAAATCTCTTTAAGGTTGAAGTAGCAGAGGTGCGGGTTCTTAATGTTTCTGGCAAGCCAAAACGTTGGGGAAGGTTTTTTGGTCGCACCCAAAACAAAAGAAAAGCATTAGTAAAGCTTACCAAAGGCAAGATAGATATTTTTAAAGTGAAATAA
- the rplB gene encoding 50S ribosomal protein L2: MAKKKTAVKKVKKLKPTSPGLRFAEYEDRSDLNKVKTPKKLLKPRVEKAGRSRGKISVRHRGGGVKRMLREIDFKRTKFLGQEAEVVDIQYDPNRSANIALIKYPQGILSFVLAPAGLKRGDKIVCDKKAEVKTGNRMQLKNIPLGTQVYNIEIRPEQGGKLVRSAGAVAIIEAKEGKYVQLRFPSKERRLILAFCFATIGQVSNPAHKLLKVGKAGRKRRKGIRPTVRGSAMHPAAHPHGGGEGRASVGLKYPKTPWGKPAYGVKTRKKKKYSDGLIIERRKK; this comes from the coding sequence ATGGCTAAAAAGAAAACAGCAGTAAAAAAGGTGAAAAAGCTGAAGCCCACATCTCCGGGTTTGCGTTTTGCTGAATATGAAGACAGGAGCGATCTTAACAAGGTTAAAACACCCAAAAAATTGCTCAAGCCGCGAGTAGAAAAAGCAGGGCGGAGTCGGGGCAAAATTTCTGTTAGGCACAGAGGCGGAGGAGTAAAAAGAATGTTGCGTGAAATAGATTTTAAAAGAACAAAGTTTTTGGGTCAGGAAGCAGAGGTGGTAGATATCCAGTATGATCCTAATCGCTCTGCTAATATTGCTTTAATAAAATATCCCCAAGGGATTCTTTCTTTTGTATTGGCTCCCGCAGGTCTTAAAAGAGGAGACAAGATAGTTTGTGATAAAAAGGCAGAGGTTAAAACAGGCAATAGAATGCAGTTAAAAAATATCCCTTTGGGCACCCAGGTTTACAATATTGAGATAAGACCTGAACAGGGAGGCAAGTTGGTTCGTTCTGCTGGTGCTGTTGCTATAATAGAGGCTAAAGAAGGTAAGTATGTGCAGTTGAGATTTCCTTCCAAAGAAAGACGCTTGATTTTGGCCTTTTGTTTCGCTACTATAGGTCAGGTTTCCAATCCTGCTCATAAATTGCTTAAAGTAGGTAAAGCCGGAAGAAAAAGACGCAAAGGCATTCGGCCTACAGTTAGAGGTTCAGCTATGCATCCGGCAGCTCATCCCCATGGTGGCGGTGAAGGTCGGGCTTCAGTTGGTTTGAAGTATCCAAAAACACCTTGGGGCAAACCAGCTTATGGAGTTAAAACTCGCAAGAAAAAGAAATATTCTGATGGCTTGATTATAGAGAGAAGGAAAAAATAA
- the rpsS gene encoding 30S ribosomal protein S19, which produces MSRSLKKGPYVNQKLLKKIKALKKGAKTVIKTWDRSCMITPEMVGFTIGVHNGKEHIPVFITEEMVGHRLGEFSPTRKFIRHGGRMAREQEKASQAKAQAKLKEE; this is translated from the coding sequence ATGTCGCGATCACTAAAAAAAGGACCTTACGTTAATCAAAAACTGCTCAAAAAAATTAAAGCCCTAAAAAAGGGTGCTAAAACTGTAATCAAAACTTGGGATAGAAGCTGTATGATAACCCCTGAAATGGTAGGTTTTACTATTGGTGTTCATAATGGAAAAGAGCATATACCAGTATTTATCACTGAAGAGATGGTTGGTCATCGTTTAGGTGAATTTTCGCCTACGCGTAAATTTATTCGTCATGGAGGCAGGATGGCACGCGAACAAGAAAAAGCCAGCCAAGCTAAAGCCCAAGCTAAACTTAAGGAAGAATAA
- the rplV gene encoding 50S ribosomal protein L22 produces the protein MAKEERVAKAELKFLRVSPKKVRTVLPKLKDKSAQEALQYLKFIPKKFSRELAKLIQSAISNAENKGFDKEKMVIKEFVCNKGPRLKRFRPGHRGMAFPYTRKLCHLKVVLEEVKDKKTGDKKRRKTKSKKYGQKS, from the coding sequence ATGGCTAAAGAAGAGAGAGTTGCTAAGGCAGAGTTGAAATTTTTGCGAGTTTCACCCAAAAAGGTGAGAACGGTTTTGCCTAAATTAAAAGATAAATCTGCTCAAGAGGCATTGCAGTATCTTAAGTTTATACCCAAAAAATTTAGCCGGGAATTGGCAAAATTAATTCAGTCAGCTATAAGCAATGCTGAGAATAAAGGGTTTGATAAGGAGAAGATGGTGATAAAAGAATTTGTTTGCAATAAAGGTCCAAGGTTAAAACGATTCCGTCCGGGACATCGGGGTATGGCTTTTCCTTATACCCGCAAGCTTTGTCACCTAAAAGTTGTTTTGGAAGAGGTAAAAGATAAAAAAACAGGAGATAAAAAGAGGAGAAAAACTAAAAGTAAAAAGTATGGCCAGAAAAGCTAA
- the rpsC gene encoding 30S ribosomal protein S3: protein MARKANPVAVRLGFNRDWESHWFVSKSADYVKYLHQDFKIRSLIFKELRHAGVASVEIFRDRGNVLVEIYTSRPGVVIGRGGEGTKRLIKVLQKELGGQRVDLAIKEVAEPYTWAKLVADQIAYQLEKRISHRRAMHQAIEEVMRSRRVKGIKIRVSGRLGGQEIARSELLYEGSVPTATIKADIDYALVESQTKYGKIGVKVWINRGEKRRFRVKVRKQTEF, encoded by the coding sequence ATGGCCAGAAAAGCTAATCCAGTGGCAGTAAGATTGGGGTTTAATCGAGATTGGGAATCTCATTGGTTTGTGTCCAAAAGTGCAGATTATGTTAAATATCTCCATCAGGATTTTAAAATCCGAAGTTTGATTTTTAAGGAATTGCGGCATGCTGGGGTAGCGAGCGTAGAGATTTTTAGAGACAGGGGGAATGTTTTGGTAGAGATTTATACTTCTCGCCCCGGTGTGGTGATTGGCCGCGGAGGCGAAGGAACTAAACGTTTGATTAAGGTTTTGCAAAAGGAGTTGGGAGGTCAAAGGGTAGATTTAGCTATTAAAGAGGTTGCCGAGCCATATACTTGGGCAAAGTTAGTAGCTGATCAGATAGCTTACCAGTTGGAGAAAAGAATCTCGCATCGGCGGGCAATGCATCAGGCTATAGAAGAAGTTATGAGAAGCAGAAGGGTGAAGGGAATAAAAATTAGAGTTTCTGGCAGACTTGGTGGTCAGGAGATAGCACGGAGTGAGTTGCTTTACGAAGGCAGTGTGCCTACAGCTACTATAAAAGCAGATATTGATTATGCTTTGGTTGAATCCCAGACAAAATACGGAAAAATAGGAGTTAAAGTCTGGATTAATAGAGGTGAGAAGCGTCGTTTTCGCGTTAAGGTGAGAAAACAAACTGAGTTTTAA
- the rplP gene encoding 50S ribosomal protein L16 codes for MLLPKKMKYRKYQRGKIKKVAQRGHNLAFGDFGLKALTGGWVTAREIEAARRAITRYFKRGGQIWIRVFPDKPITKKPTEARMGKGKGDIDHFVAVVEAGRILFEVAGIGKKAAFEGLRLAQGKISVKTKIIEKNEA; via the coding sequence ATGCTTTTGCCTAAAAAGATGAAGTATCGCAAGTACCAAAGAGGAAAGATTAAAAAAGTCGCTCAACGCGGCCATAATTTAGCTTTTGGTGATTTTGGCTTAAAGGCATTAACTGGGGGATGGGTGACAGCAAGGGAGATTGAAGCGGCCCGGCGGGCGATTACCCGTTATTTTAAGAGAGGTGGTCAGATTTGGATCCGTGTTTTTCCTGATAAACCTATTACTAAAAAACCTACTGAGGCGAGAATGGGTAAAGGTAAAGGAGATATAGATCATTTTGTAGCTGTAGTTGAGGCAGGAAGAATTTTGTTTGAAGTAGCTGGGATAGGCAAAAAAGCAGCTTTTGAAGGTTTGCGTTTAGCGCAAGGGAAAATTTCAGTAAAAACTAAAATTATTGAGAAAAATGAAGCGTAA
- the rpmC gene encoding 50S ribosomal protein L29, with the protein MKRKEQLKKYLKMSLVSLIKEEGKLRKKIFDTKTKLVLGKLKNTAQISILRKELARLKTIIRQKAEEEVKEKKKKAKKATK; encoded by the coding sequence ATGAAGCGTAAAGAGCAATTAAAAAAATACCTAAAAATGAGTTTAGTTTCCCTTATCAAAGAAGAGGGCAAATTGAGGAAAAAGATTTTTGATACCAAAACCAAGTTAGTTTTGGGTAAGCTTAAAAATACTGCCCAGATAAGTATCTTGCGTAAAGAGTTGGCGAGACTAAAAACAATAATTAGGCAGAAAGCAGAAGAGGAAGTTAAGGAAAAAAAGAAAAAAGCAAAAAAGGCAACGAAATAA
- the rpsQ gene encoding 30S ribosomal protein S17, with amino-acid sequence MVNKKKVAEKKTEQKTTQIKGTRIRGVVVSDKMDKTIVVKVDRLVRHPLYQKTYRRSKKIKAHDPENKAKIGDLVEIVSSRPFSKEKHFCLLKIIKEKLS; translated from the coding sequence ATGGTTAATAAGAAGAAAGTGGCTGAAAAGAAAACAGAACAAAAAACAACCCAGATCAAAGGAACCCGCATCAGAGGGGTGGTTGTTAGTGATAAAATGGATAAGACGATTGTGGTTAAGGTGGATAGATTAGTGCGCCATCCTTTATACCAAAAAACATACCGGCGCTCCAAAAAGATAAAAGCTCATGATCCAGAGAACAAAGCCAAGATCGGTGATTTGGTAGAAATTGTGTCTTCTCGGCCGTTTAGTAAAGAAAAACATTTTTGTTTGTTGAAAATAATTAAAGAAAAACTAAGTTAA
- the rplN gene encoding 50S ribosomal protein L14, which yields MIQQYSRLKVADNTGALELQVISVLGFSKKRYAQIGDIVSASVKKTTTQSQIKKGKVVKALIVRQSKEWRRKDGSYVRFDDNAAVILNDELKDIKGTRIFGPIPREIRNTKYKKIISLAKEII from the coding sequence ATGATTCAGCAGTATAGCCGACTTAAGGTAGCAGACAACACAGGAGCTTTAGAATTGCAGGTGATTTCAGTTTTAGGTTTTTCTAAAAAAAGATATGCGCAGATAGGGGATATTGTTTCAGCTTCAGTAAAAAAGACCACAACTCAAAGTCAAATTAAAAAAGGCAAAGTAGTTAAAGCTTTGATTGTTAGACAGAGTAAGGAGTGGCGGCGCAAGGACGGCAGTTATGTACGTTTTGATGATAACGCGGCTGTGATTTTAAATGATGAGCTTAAAGACATTAAAGGAACTCGTATTTTTGGGCCTATACCTAGAGAAATTCGCAACACCAAATACAAAAAAATAATTTCATTAGCAAAAGAGATAATTTAG
- the rplX gene encoding 50S ribosomal protein L24, with protein MKIKKGDKVVVLAGKDKGKTGNVQRVMPKKEQAIVEGVNLLKRHTKPSQKHPKGGVITFPAPIHLSNLMVVCPKCDKPTRVSYRFKQVKGEKRKERVCRRCGASLDLSIEKK; from the coding sequence ATGAAAATCAAAAAAGGTGACAAAGTGGTAGTCTTAGCCGGCAAGGATAAAGGAAAAACTGGCAATGTTCAAAGGGTTATGCCCAAGAAAGAACAGGCAATTGTAGAGGGAGTTAACCTTTTAAAGAGACATACAAAGCCTTCGCAGAAACATCCTAAAGGTGGGGTTATTACTTTTCCAGCTCCCATTCATTTAAGCAATCTGATGGTTGTTTGCCCGAAATGTGATAAGCCTACACGAGTAAGCTACCGCTTTAAACAAGTAAAAGGAGAAAAAAGAAAGGAAAGAGTTTGCCGCCGCTGTGGTGCTTCTCTTGATTTGTCAATAGAAAAGAAGTAG
- the rplE gene encoding 50S ribosomal protein L5, whose translation MEKKTYLEKMYEKIKPELVQILNIKNSFRLPRLQKAVVNVGLSDNRFEPQKVEEIKKNINLILGQTPAESKAKKSIAGFKVREGQVVGFFATLRGKKMYAFLDKLFNIVLPRQRDFRGVRESCLDKEGILHIGLEDYTLFPDISPEEVKTASGLSVDIVTTAANRKEAKVLFEKLGIVFESEEARRMREEAAQKAKEEAKIRAEKIRIYKQQAKEVTAEEAKEESKTEE comes from the coding sequence ATGGAAAAGAAAACATATTTAGAAAAAATGTATGAAAAAATTAAGCCAGAGTTGGTCCAGATTTTAAATATCAAAAATTCTTTCCGTCTGCCTCGTTTGCAAAAAGCAGTAGTTAATGTGGGTTTATCTGATAATCGTTTTGAGCCCCAGAAAGTAGAAGAGATAAAAAAGAATATAAATTTAATTTTAGGTCAGACTCCTGCGGAATCTAAAGCCAAAAAATCAATTGCCGGTTTTAAGGTGAGAGAGGGTCAGGTGGTTGGTTTTTTTGCCACTTTAAGAGGTAAAAAGATGTATGCTTTTTTGGATAAATTGTTTAACATAGTTTTGCCCCGGCAGAGAGATTTCCGTGGGGTAAGAGAGTCTTGTTTAGACAAAGAAGGAATACTGCATATAGGGTTAGAGGATTACACTCTTTTTCCTGATATATCACCAGAAGAGGTCAAAACTGCCAGTGGTTTGTCTGTTGATATAGTTACCACTGCTGCAAACAGAAAGGAAGCAAAAGTACTTTTTGAAAAGTTGGGTATTGTTTTTGAAAGTGAGGAAGCGCGGCGAATGCGCGAAGAAGCAGCACAGAAGGCTAAAGAAGAAGCAAAGATTAGGGCGGAGAAGATAAGAATTTACAAACAGCAAGCTAAAGAGGTAACTGCGGAAGAGGCCAAAGAAGAAAGTAAAACTGAAGAATAA
- a CDS encoding type Z 30S ribosomal protein S14 yields MAKKSWRVKAEKKPKYKTRKVNRCKLCGRRHGYMRDFGLCRICFREKAGRGEIPGIKKASW; encoded by the coding sequence ATGGCAAAAAAATCTTGGCGAGTTAAAGCAGAAAAAAAACCTAAGTATAAAACCAGAAAGGTTAATCGTTGCAAACTTTGTGGCCGTCGACATGGATATATGCGTGATTTTGGTTTGTGCCGAATCTGTTTTAGAGAAAAGGCTGGTCGGGGTGAGATCCCGGGCATAAAAAAAGCTAGTTGGTAA
- the rpsH gene encoding 30S ribosomal protein S8: protein MDPIADFLTKIRNAILRHKPEVQDSYSNMKLAIAKILKDKGYITKVRKFSKEGKDFIKLTLAYDEEGRPFLHSLKRLSKPGRRLYVGWREIPKVKPLAGYKKELGIVILFTSRGVMTGEEARKRHLGGELVAEIY, encoded by the coding sequence ATGGATCCAATTGCTGATTTTTTGACTAAAATTAGAAACGCAATCTTAAGGCACAAACCTGAGGTGCAGGATAGTTATTCTAATATGAAGTTAGCTATTGCTAAAATTTTGAAAGACAAAGGTTATATTACAAAAGTGAGAAAGTTTTCCAAAGAAGGGAAAGATTTTATAAAGCTTACTTTAGCTTATGATGAGGAAGGCAGACCTTTTCTGCATAGCCTAAAGCGGCTTTCTAAGCCGGGACGCAGGCTTTATGTAGGTTGGCGGGAAATTCCTAAAGTTAAACCATTGGCAGGATATAAAAAAGAGTTGGGAATTGTTATTCTTTTTACTTCGCGCGGAGTAATGACAGGTGAGGAAGCGCGCAAACGCCATTTAGGCGGAGAGTTGGTAGCAGAAATTTATTAA
- the rplF gene encoding 50S ribosomal protein L6 — translation MSKIGRRPIDLTDLQVEFKDRVLAIKGPKGDLTLDVPAEIEVEIDTKENELRVIRKSNSRQAKALHGTIRALINNMVKGVKEGFKKELVFEGVGYKAEVKGDKLILDVGYSHDVEFPIPEGIQISVDKNKITVEGIDKQKVGQIAYKIRDIRSPDSYKGQGIRYADEVLSLKPGKATAKGTEE, via the coding sequence ATGTCTAAAATAGGTAGAAGACCAATTGATTTAACAGATCTGCAAGTCGAATTTAAAGACAGAGTTTTAGCTATTAAGGGTCCTAAAGGTGATCTTACTTTGGATGTTCCTGCTGAGATAGAAGTTGAAATAGATACAAAAGAGAATGAATTGAGAGTTATAAGAAAAAGTAATAGCCGGCAGGCTAAAGCTTTACACGGAACAATTAGGGCTTTAATAAACAATATGGTTAAAGGCGTTAAAGAGGGTTTTAAAAAAGAACTTGTATTTGAAGGAGTGGGATACAAAGCAGAGGTCAAGGGAGATAAACTTATTTTAGATGTTGGTTATTCCCACGATGTGGAGTTTCCTATCCCTGAAGGTATTCAGATATCAGTGGATAAAAATAAGATTACTGTAGAAGGGATTGATAAGCAAAAAGTAGGTCAAATTGCTTACAAAATAAGAGATATTCGTTCCCCTGATTCTTATAAAGGGCAGGGGATTAGATATGCTGATGAAGTATTGTCATTAAAACCGGGCAAAGCAACAGCTAAAGGAACTGAAGAATAA
- a CDS encoding 50S ribosomal protein L18, which produces MKSKLFMRNKKREIRRRRIRSKIKGSIQRPRVCIYKSLKHIYIQFIDDKKGHTLLGLSDGHLPKTKKSLPKLKRAELLAKLAAQKAKKLKIKSVVFDRSGYPYKGIVKIIAESLRKEGLKL; this is translated from the coding sequence ATGAAGAGTAAGCTTTTTATGCGCAACAAAAAGAGGGAGATCAGACGTCGCCGCATTAGAAGTAAGATTAAAGGTTCAATTCAGCGGCCGCGGGTTTGTATTTACAAAAGTCTGAAGCATATTTATATTCAATTTATTGATGACAAAAAAGGGCATACTTTGCTTGGTCTTTCAGACGGGCATTTGCCTAAAACCAAGAAAAGTTTGCCCAAATTAAAAAGAGCAGAACTGTTGGCTAAGTTAGCGGCCCAGAAAGCTAAAAAACTTAAAATTAAGTCAGTAGTTTTTGACCGCTCTGGTTATCCTTATAAAGGAATAGTAAAAATAATTGCAGAAAGTTTGCGTAAAGAAGGATTAAAACTTTAA
- the rpsE gene encoding 30S ribosomal protein S5: MFKNQNTRRNQEFDEEVLEIRRVTKVTEGGKNLRFRAALVLGDRKGQIGFGVAKALEVPKALEKARLQAKKNMIKLPLVEDTIPFEVEVDYKQTRVFLKPASPGTGLIVGRLIRPLLELAGVRNVLSKVKGSKNKIANAWAVMEAYKKIIEYHRKIKQSKKEAKK, encoded by the coding sequence ATGTTTAAGAACCAAAACACAAGACGTAATCAGGAATTTGATGAAGAGGTTTTAGAGATCCGCCGAGTGACAAAAGTCACTGAAGGAGGCAAGAATCTTCGTTTTCGAGCCGCACTTGTTTTAGGGGACAGAAAAGGACAAATAGGCTTTGGTGTAGCTAAGGCTTTGGAAGTGCCAAAAGCTTTAGAAAAAGCTCGGCTTCAAGCCAAAAAGAATATGATTAAACTTCCTCTCGTGGAAGATACTATTCCTTTTGAGGTGGAGGTTGATTATAAGCAGACACGGGTTTTTTTGAAGCCTGCTTCTCCGGGTACAGGTCTGATTGTGGGACGTTTAATCCGACCTTTGCTAGAGCTTGCTGGTGTAAGGAATGTTTTATCTAAAGTAAAGGGGTCAAAGAATAAAATTGCCAATGCTTGGGCAGTAATGGAAGCTTATAAGAAGATTATTGAATATCATCGCAAAATTAAACAATCAAAAAAGGAAGCTAAAAAGTAA
- the rplO gene encoding 50S ribosomal protein L15, whose product MVNLHNLPKLKQKGRKRVGRGESSGRGKTSGRGHKGQKSRSGKGIPRGFEGGQTPLKQRLPKFKGIKAKTKRRFAVLTLKKIEENFSANEVVSLNSLKKKGLIAEDILKVKLIGDKIGKKLKVKDCLLSEGAKKALTKVK is encoded by the coding sequence ATGGTTAATCTTCATAATCTGCCTAAATTAAAGCAAAAAGGGCGTAAAAGAGTAGGCCGCGGGGAGTCCTCTGGAAGAGGTAAGACTTCTGGTCGTGGCCACAAAGGACAGAAATCTCGCAGTGGAAAAGGAATTCCTCGTGGTTTTGAAGGAGGCCAAACTCCGCTCAAACAAAGGTTGCCAAAATTCAAAGGCATTAAGGCGAAAACAAAAAGAAGATTTGCAGTCTTGACCTTGAAAAAGATAGAAGAAAATTTTAGCGCCAATGAAGTAGTTTCTTTAAATTCTTTAAAGAAAAAGGGGCTTATTGCTGAAGATATTTTAAAAGTAAAGCTTATTGGTGATAAAATAGGGAAGAAATTAAAGGTTAAGGATTGTCTGCTTTCTGAAGGAGCAAAGAAAGCGCTTACTAAAGTAAAATAG
- the secY gene encoding preprotein translocase subunit SecY, with protein MWATLKKIIAHPDLRAKIIYTFLLLVLVRVLAHIPLPGVDIGTLKHFFSQNQLFGLLNMFSGGTMENFSIVLMGVGPYITASIIIQLLTMVVPSLEALSKEGEYGYRKINQYTRIFTVPLAALQSLGMISILKQGVQGVQINISGMDLFLAIVVVTAGTMLLMWIGELISENGIGNGISLIITLGIIAGIPGMIKNTALVLFGEGAWDFSKIISLLVFVAVILAVIFIIIFFQEAERRIPVTYTRRVRGRRLVGGVDTYLPLRPAQAGVIPIIFALSILLFPSSIAQFLQTARSEAVANIAEKISAFLANDITYSSLYFLFTFLFTFFYTGIIFNPQRIAENLQKQGGYIFGVRPGKETQNYLADIMYKVTTIGAVFLAVIAVLPFVLRKMTGLTTIAIGGTGLLIMVSVVLETSEQFKAMLLMRQYEE; from the coding sequence ATGTGGGCAACACTTAAAAAGATTATTGCTCACCCAGATTTAAGGGCAAAAATTATTTATACTTTTTTGCTTTTGGTGTTGGTAAGAGTATTGGCTCATATCCCTTTACCCGGAGTTGATATAGGTACTTTAAAACATTTTTTCTCTCAAAATCAGCTTTTTGGTTTGTTGAATATGTTTTCCGGCGGGACAATGGAAAACTTTTCTATTGTGTTAATGGGTGTAGGTCCTTATATTACGGCTTCAATTATTATTCAGTTATTGACAATGGTAGTGCCTTCACTTGAGGCTTTGAGCAAAGAAGGCGAGTACGGTTATCGAAAAATTAATCAATATACCCGTATTTTTACCGTTCCTTTAGCTGCTCTTCAGTCTTTAGGTATGATTTCTATTTTAAAACAGGGCGTTCAAGGAGTTCAAATTAATATTTCTGGGATGGATCTTTTTTTAGCGATTGTAGTGGTAACCGCTGGTACAATGCTTTTGATGTGGATAGGAGAGTTGATTTCTGAAAACGGGATTGGCAACGGCATTTCTCTTATTATTACATTGGGTATTATTGCTGGTATCCCGGGGATGATTAAAAACACTGCTTTGGTTCTTTTTGGGGAAGGAGCTTGGGATTTTTCTAAAATTATTAGCTTGTTAGTTTTTGTGGCTGTGATTTTAGCTGTTATCTTTATTATTATTTTTTTTCAGGAAGCAGAAAGGCGCATTCCAGTTACTTATACACGGAGAGTAAGGGGGAGGCGTTTAGTAGGGGGAGTAGATACCTATTTGCCTCTTCGCCCGGCTCAAGCCGGAGTAATCCCCATTATTTTCGCTCTTTCTATCTTGCTTTTTCCCTCTTCTATTGCCCAGTTTTTACAGACTGCTCGTTCAGAAGCTGTTGCCAATATAGCTGAAAAAATAAGTGCTTTTTTGGCTAATGATATAACCTATAGCTCCTTGTATTTTCTTTTCACTTTTCTTTTTACCTTTTTCTATACAGGGATAATTTTTAACCCCCAACGAATAGCGGAGAATCTACAAAAACAGGGAGGGTATATATTTGGAGTTAGGCCTGGTAAAGAAACCCAGAACTATTTGGCTGATATTATGTATAAAGTGACTACCATAGGAGCGGTTTTTTTGGCTGTAATTGCGGTTTTGCCTTTTGTTTTAAGAAAAATGACTGGTTTAACCACTATTGCTATAGGAGGTACAGGTCTTTTAATTATGGTTTCAGTGGTTCTGGAAACAAGTGAGCAATTTAAAGCTATGCTTTTAATGCGCCAATATGAAGAGTAA